A genomic segment from uncultured Marinifilum sp. encodes:
- a CDS encoding CPBP family intramembrane glutamic endopeptidase translates to METSKTIKSSIYSIVLFYSIAVLIRYVATQTTWLDITDNTFIKICLRGIGPCLGALIAFKVFGIKNTYSMAGKLKPLLLSFIVFIAIPVLGFTIIGVKEGKNISVAGNLFIAGAKLSFYYFVYGILEEMGWRVFLQNRLNFLNQYLKYLVIGILWFVWHLNFELSTPNIIFFFLLIFASWGIGKIGDKTNSVLAVGAFHTLYNLFSLDYFESKNKLMILLISLVIWTCYILFYDRIKKLIKTDHPQTNNKYI, encoded by the coding sequence TATTCAATAGTACTATTTTATTCCATTGCAGTATTAATAAGATATGTTGCAACCCAAACTACTTGGCTAGACATAACCGATAATACTTTCATAAAAATATGTTTACGAGGAATTGGGCCATGCTTAGGTGCCTTAATTGCATTTAAAGTATTCGGCATTAAAAACACCTATAGTATGGCAGGTAAGCTAAAGCCATTATTGCTAAGTTTTATTGTATTTATTGCAATACCTGTTTTAGGCTTTACCATTATTGGGGTTAAAGAAGGTAAAAATATAAGTGTTGCAGGCAATCTATTTATTGCCGGTGCCAAATTAAGTTTCTATTATTTTGTTTATGGAATTCTTGAAGAAATGGGTTGGCGTGTTTTTTTACAAAATCGGCTTAACTTTCTTAACCAATACCTTAAATACCTAGTAATTGGAATACTATGGTTTGTATGGCATCTTAATTTTGAGCTTTCTACTCCAAATATTATTTTCTTTTTTCTATTAATATTTGCAAGCTGGGGTATTGGTAAAATAGGAGATAAAACAAATTCTGTTCTTGCTGTTGGTGCTTTTCATACTCTTTATAATCTTTTTAGCCTCGATTATTTCGAATCGAAAAACAAGCTTATGATCTTATTAATTAGTCTTGTAATTTGGACTTGCTATATTTTGTTTTATGATAGAATTAAAAAACTTATAAAGACAGATCATCCACAAACTAACAATAAATATATCTAA